The following coding sequences are from one Trichocoleus sp. FACHB-46 window:
- a CDS encoding PEP/pyruvate-binding domain-containing protein yields MTPMNLPINLVEALDEATCGGKAVQLGAAIRASLPVPLGFVLPASLVNAIAAQDSTAIDLALQAFAQLESAVAVRSSAVGEDSSQASFAGQHLTCLNIRSQTGLVEAVKQVWRSGQSAAAQAYRQRLGITQAPEVAVVVQQFIPAVQSGVLFTRNPMNGNDERVIEASWGLGEAIVSGLVAPDRYRLDRQGQVLEQTAGMKDIAIQPSAEGQTHEVAVAADQVRALCLEEWHLEQLSHLAAQCEQHFPPPLDIEWCFAGSTLYLLQCRAVTRISISLA; encoded by the coding sequence ATGACCCCAATGAATTTACCGATCAACTTAGTTGAAGCGTTGGATGAGGCAACCTGTGGGGGCAAAGCGGTCCAGTTAGGCGCAGCGATCCGGGCGAGTTTGCCAGTGCCGCTAGGGTTTGTGTTGCCAGCTTCCTTGGTCAACGCGATTGCCGCTCAAGACTCAACCGCAATTGATCTCGCTTTACAAGCCTTTGCTCAACTGGAAAGCGCAGTGGCAGTGCGATCGTCGGCAGTGGGAGAAGATTCTAGCCAGGCGAGTTTTGCAGGTCAACACCTGACTTGTCTGAATATTCGCTCTCAAACTGGATTAGTGGAGGCTGTGAAGCAGGTGTGGCGGTCAGGCCAAAGTGCCGCTGCTCAAGCTTATCGGCAGCGCTTAGGCATTACCCAAGCCCCCGAAGTCGCGGTCGTGGTGCAGCAATTTATTCCCGCTGTGCAGTCTGGGGTGTTGTTTACCCGTAACCCGATGAATGGTAATGACGAGCGGGTGATTGAAGCCTCTTGGGGCCTAGGAGAAGCGATCGTCTCTGGACTGGTAGCGCCCGACCGTTATCGCCTGGATCGGCAGGGCCAGGTGTTAGAACAAACGGCTGGCATGAAAGATATCGCGATTCAGCCAAGCGCTGAGGGACAAACGCACGAGGTCGCCGTAGCAGCGGATCAGGTGCGAGCTTTGTGCTTAGAAGAGTGGCATTTAGAGCAGCTCAGTCACCTCGCGGCTCAGTGCGAGCAACACTTTCCGCCTCCCCTTGATATTGAATGGTGTTTTGCGGGGTCAACCCTGTATTTACTTCAGTGCCGTGCGGTCACCCGCATCTCAATTTCTCTTGCTTGA
- a CDS encoding MFS transporter — MDDVNRNSVWRDRALLIAIALSSMLAPLNSTMIAVALPRLITELQTNLAEASWLVTSYLIAMATLQPIAGKLGDRWGRRNLILGGLVCFGGASLAATWAPNLPLLIGFRLLQAISGAIAIPNGVALVREVVPDHRRATSFGLISSAVSLAAAIGPPVGGVLMSLAGWRAIFFVNFLLILPALTLGWWAIPQRQPAKTNRPFDWGGSLLLAGVLASLAGLLSQMRQGSLAIAPGLAVAGVIALLAALLTYEARHPDPIIQLRFFRKRAFAAANGAIALSNLAMYVTLLSLPILFSERAGWTDSQIGFVLAAFSGLMILGAPLGGYGADRWGRRLPTVAGLTLFTLGLLPLVIQAEAVPLLFLLPGLAIAGSGMGASMAGLQTSAIESLRPEEAGVAAGVFSTSRYLGSIIGSSILAGILSSSGNFHLVFGMVGSTALLSVLVSLALRDRPSTH, encoded by the coding sequence ATGGATGATGTGAACCGTAACTCTGTCTGGCGCGATCGCGCTCTGTTAATTGCGATCGCGCTGAGTTCCATGCTGGCACCCTTAAACTCAACCATGATTGCGGTGGCTTTGCCTCGTTTGATCACCGAGTTGCAAACCAATCTGGCAGAGGCAAGCTGGCTGGTCACTAGCTACCTAATTGCGATGGCCACCTTGCAGCCCATTGCTGGAAAGTTAGGCGATCGCTGGGGTCGTCGGAATCTCATTTTGGGGGGACTAGTTTGCTTTGGCGGTGCCTCGTTAGCGGCTACCTGGGCACCCAATCTGCCACTGTTAATCGGGTTTCGTCTGTTGCAGGCCATCTCAGGGGCGATCGCAATTCCCAATGGCGTGGCGCTGGTGCGAGAAGTGGTGCCCGATCATCGCCGCGCTACCAGCTTCGGGTTAATTAGTAGTGCGGTTTCCTTAGCCGCCGCGATCGGGCCTCCAGTAGGTGGCGTATTGATGAGCTTGGCGGGCTGGCGAGCCATCTTTTTTGTCAATTTTTTGCTGATTTTGCCAGCACTTACTCTGGGTTGGTGGGCCATTCCTCAGCGCCAGCCAGCTAAAACTAATCGTCCGTTTGACTGGGGTGGCTCACTGTTACTGGCGGGCGTGCTGGCAAGTTTGGCTGGCCTTTTGTCCCAGATGCGGCAGGGTAGCTTGGCGATCGCTCCAGGATTGGCAGTGGCAGGTGTGATCGCTTTACTGGCCGCGTTATTAACCTACGAAGCGAGGCACCCCGACCCGATTATTCAACTCCGCTTTTTTCGTAAGCGAGCCTTTGCTGCGGCTAATGGAGCGATCGCGCTCAGCAATTTAGCCATGTATGTGACGCTGCTCAGCTTGCCCATCTTGTTCTCAGAACGCGCAGGGTGGACCGATTCGCAAATCGGCTTTGTCCTGGCAGCTTTCTCTGGTCTGATGATTTTAGGCGCTCCTCTTGGTGGCTATGGAGCGGATCGCTGGGGTCGCCGCTTACCCACTGTCGCAGGTTTAACCTTGTTTACGCTGGGGTTACTGCCTCTCGTCATCCAAGCGGAAGCAGTTCCCCTGCTATTTCTCCTGCCTGGCTTAGCGATCGCGGGAAGTGGCATGGGTGCCTCGATGGCAGGACTCCAAACTTCTGCCATTGAATCCTTAAGACCAGAAGAAGCTGGAGTGGCAGCGGGGGTGTTTTCAACCAGTCGTTACCTCGGTAGCATTATCGGTTCCAGCATTTTGGCAGGCATCCTTAGCTCTAGTGGCAACTTTCACCTAGTTTTTGGGATGGTCGGCAGCACTGCTCTCTTATCGGTGCTAGTGAGCTTGGCGCTACGCGATCGCCCTTCAACTCATTAG